In Bacillota bacterium, the genomic window ACCACTTGTTCGATCTTCATTAAAATGAACTTCAAACCCAAACTTTTTATAGAAGTGTTCAGATCTATCAAAGTGTTTTTTATCGACTGATGATAGCCATCCGTCAATATAATCAACATGAAGTTTCTCTACTGCCTTTAGGAAATACTTCATTAAAATAGAGCCATCACCAATGTCGTCATCTTCATTTATAATATCTTCTATATGTACATAATTCCAGCCAAATATTTCACTCTTTTTACTTTTTAATTGTTGCCATTATTCTCGGCAAGTGAGTTATTCCTTGATAAGAACGACCAAATAAATAAATTGTAAGTGCGGATTCATCCATTCTTTCTACAACCATTAGTTCTTCTTTATTTTTATTTATCTCAACTCCAACTATCTTTGCATCAGGAAAAAGATAAAATATTCTATGTACAAGATCATATTGTTTTTTCCCAATTTCAATCTCTGCCTTCATTTCACTAATTTTCTTCTCACATTCCTGCATATTTCGGACAATCGTATTATTATACATAGCAAACTCTTTCTTAAACAACCACTTAAATAATTTCCACTTCATAATCTATCTTCCTCCAAGTTTTTTCTTAGTATAATTTAATCGTCTAAAACTTATATATGGTATCTATCGTCAGTCATCTTCTTATCGTGGCACCTCTTATGAGTACTTGCCATTTATTTTCATTCCTAATAGAGAATCTTATTTCCTCGGTGAGAAACAAAAACAACCATTATCTACCTTTTATATTTAACTCAACCTCATTTGAAAAATTATTCTTTCCTTTTAAGAATTCGGCTGATATCGACCCCAGAATTTTGAAAGTCCTGAGAGTTTTCTATTTCCCTCATGTTACCATCCTGATTTAATTTGCATGTGTTGTACCCTCTTGGTACGGTTACTAAATACGCCACCAAGTCACGATCCATTAAACCTTTCAGAAGTAATGCCATTACTATAATAATCCTATAATCATCAACTTTACTGCCTGCATCACTTCATCCCATCCAATATTCTCAGCATAGCTGAACCTAGCCTGATAGCGCTTCCACAAGTCTCTCATTTCAGCATTTTTGCCAATACGCTCAAGAATTTTCTCAGCTTCAGAAAGCAATTCGTAGGTTCTCCGCCTTTTTACTGTCGCTTTGACTGCCTCATTCAATAAATCTTTGTTTATGTTGTCCTTCTGCAATATTGAAAGAATATATATGTCATAAAAATCTCTCATCCTTGTGTTCGTTATGCTCCTGGAAAGAATCGTTTCAAGCTTTTCCGCAAGAACAGTTTCAAGGTTATACGCCATAACACTGATGTTTCTTTCCTCAAACATCAATCTGAAGCTATAGCATATTTCCCTGGGAGTAATATCCTCCCCGGTGGTCATATCTACTTTGAGGGTCTGCCTTATTTTGTCGAACACTGTTTCTATGGTTGCTCGTATGCCCGTATATTCAGCTTCATCTCGAATTTCTGTAATGTCTTTCATTTTCATTTCCACATTGTCATCAAGCTTAATTGATAATATATTTTCAAACATTTTTTGAACAGCGTCTACAGTGATCGGCCATCCTTTTATTGTCGCATCCATATCAATAGTTGAACGTGCATCAAGCCCGACCATCGCTGCAACGAGCATTCCACCCTTTAAAATGAAGTTGTTTTTATAGTTCGACAAAGAAATACGTTCAAGCAGTCTTTCGAGCATATAGTTTCTGAGGAGTATCTGCGCATCAACATTTTTCTGCTTTGCCAAATTACGAATTAATGCCTTTAACTGAGTAGCCGTCTTCATAACAGCACCTCCATATAATTTCTGAGAAGCTTAGTTACTCTGAAGGCTTCTGCATATTCCATAAGTTTAGGAATATTTTTATCCCTGCGCTTGGCATACCGTTTTAAAGCGTCGGTTAAAATTGAAATGTCCATTTTGCTGCGGCTCCTGATCATATCACAAACCGTTCTTTCCATATTGTAAGCCTTGACGCTTCTGCCGAAAGGTGTGGTCAAAGTTGTCAATCCTACTTCATAGAGCTCCTTCCTGACTGAAAAAACTGTCAAGCCTTCATCTTTGAGATTCTTTGTGTTGTAGCCAATTGGAACGGTCACGCTGTAGGTCAATGGATCCCTGTCAGAGAGGTCATGCAAAAACAGCGCAGTATCATGGGAAAATACAACAGCCGGTTTTCTGCGCTGCAGATAGTACATTTTGTCAGCCAATGCATCGGGAGTCAAATATACTCCATGGGCTATTCTCTCAAGCTTGCCTTTTTTCACAAGCTGCGACAGATAGATTTTGGGAATGCCTTCTGCCACTACGTCTTTTGTGCAAATAAGTCCATCACTTTCTTCAATTATCTTTTTTAATTTTTCCATGTAAGTCAATTTTCCCACCTACGCTATTTTACTTTTATGCTAATATTATATCCAACTTTAGCATGAAAGTAAACATTATTGACTAAACAAAAATTGCCACCAAGCCACATTTAACGTGACCTGATGGTTCCATTTTTGTATCTGCTTTTTCATATCCAATTGTCCATTTATTCTTTATCCGTAACATCCTCTTTGTTTTGAGATAGCACCTGAAAAACCTAAAAAGTTATATTAAAACCCCAACTTTCATTTCCATTTTAAGGACATAATCTCCAGATACCTTGCTCCGCTGCCGAACTCCTTTTGCGCAATCCTCCAGAGGGAGTCGCCTTTGACAACGGTATAAACGGTATAGCCTTCATTGTTTGGACTGTCGCCGACTTTCCTTAAGACATCCCTGTCAACCCATGTGTTTATACCTGCAATTTCTGTCCCGCCGGTCTTTTTGATCTTTTTGCCCAGCAGAACCACATGCCTTGCCGCCTTTGACCACCGGCTTGCCACAGGATACTGTCTGTGTAACCCTGTGGTAATAGTCGGTCTTTACCCATGAAGGAATGGCCGCTCTGCCGGGATAATAGTTACCGGCTCTGTCTTTAAACTCCACCAGATCGCCGACTCCAATATCAGTGCTGTCATCCGCATTGCTTTCCAGCGTCTTTTTTACGGCATCACAGAAGGTGTCCATGCTCTCCCCATGCTTAGGGAACCAGTGCATCACGTCGGCATGGTTGCTGGCAATACCGAGCTTGTATCCTTCGCAGTGGCAGATAATATCGTTTTCATCAAAACCGTATTCCCTGCAGAGCATGACGCAGAGTTCAACAGCGTTCTGCCACACCTTTCGGAGATAGTCTTCCTGCTTTGCCGCGTCATAGCCGATCATCACCGAGCCGGATTTATATGTAAATCTGGCTGGCTCGCAGATTTCAAAGCTAATGTGGGTGTTGTTGGCTGATCCGCCTGCGTGCCAGCCGCGATGGTTCCAAGGCAGGTACTGCCAAACCTCCTTGTCGTCCACAAAAGCATGGACGCAGACCTGCCTATTAATTTCGCCCGCCTTGTAGGATTTGTTCCAGCGTGAAAACCAGTCGGCCGCCATTACGCCAGGTACGGCAGTCGAATGCACCATGATGCCCTTGGGCGTGATTTTCCTGCCCGCCGTATAGCAGTCGTTTCGTGTCATGTACTTTGTGAACAGCTTCATTTTCTTTCGTCCTCCTCATTTGAGCAATCGTGCAGCTGCTCCAGTACGTTCTTCAGCTTCTCAGGAATCGGCAATCCTATGTGTGCGGCGTTTTCCAGTATTGAAATCCCCTCGTTGCTCAAGTAAAAGAAGATGACCGCCGTCCGTACTGCGCCGCCGTTGCCAAGCACCTGACTGTCTATTATGTGTCCTACGCCCACCAGTACAAAAATGAGCACCTTCTTGAAGATGCCCTTTGCTCCAATTTCACTGGATAGCTTCCTGTCCACAATGGCACACATCACGCCTGTCAGATAGTCGATAGCCACGAAAGCGATAAGTGCATACAGAAATCCGTCCAGCCTGCCTAGAAACCAGCCTAAAAATGTGCCGATGGCAGTAAAGGCTGCCTGCACCCAGTTCCATACTGTTTTCATTGTCAGAACCTCCGTTT contains:
- a CDS encoding nucleotidyl transferase AbiEii/AbiGii toxin family protein, which gives rise to MKTATQLKALIRNLAKQKNVDAQILLRNYMLERLLERISLSNYKNNFILKGGMLVAAMVGLDARSTIDMDATIKGWPITVDAVQKMFENILSIKLDDNVEMKMKDITEIRDEAEYTGIRATIETVFDKIRQTLKVDMTTGEDITPREICYSFRLMFEERNISVMAYNLETVLAEKLETILSRSITNTRMRDFYDIYILSILQKDNINKDLLNEAVKATVKRRRTYELLSEAEKILERIGKNAEMRDLWKRYQARFSYAENIGWDEVMQAVKLMIIGLL
- a CDS encoding type IV toxin-antitoxin system AbiEi family antitoxin domain-containing protein, with the protein product MTYMEKLKKIIEESDGLICTKDVVAEGIPKIYLSQLVKKGKLERIAHGVYLTPDALADKMYYLQRRKPAVVFSHDTALFLHDLSDRDPLTYSVTVPIGYNTKNLKDEGLTVFSVRKELYEVGLTTLTTPFGRSVKAYNMERTVCDMIRSRSKMDISILTDALKRYAKRRDKNIPKLMEYAEAFRVTKLLRNYMEVLL
- a CDS encoding phage holin family protein; amino-acid sequence: MKTVWNWVQAAFTAIGTFLGWFLGRLDGFLYALIAFVAIDYLTGVMCAIVDRKLSSEIGAKGIFKKVLIFVLVGVGHIIDSQVLGNGGAVRTAVIFFYLSNEGISILENAAHIGLPIPEKLKNVLEQLHDCSNEEDERK